Proteins found in one Zea mays cultivar B73 chromosome 1, Zm-B73-REFERENCE-NAM-5.0, whole genome shotgun sequence genomic segment:
- the LOC103643966 gene encoding uncharacterized protein: MNPYLENNFLVRLMEEMEEEEEELQLARHMVNRRRRAHNERRHGGSIPGRVRIHRDHMSGDARIRADYFGANPVYTDAQFRRRFRMRRHVFERLVDVVQQVDPYFIQRPNCAGEIGLSALQKVVAAVRILAYGIPADAVDEYVRIGESTAHEALKHFCTAVQTAFAPYYLRAPNAEDIARLLQVGESRGFPGMLGSVDCMHWEWRNCPSS, from the exons ATGAATCCCTACTTAGAAAACAATTTTCTTGTGCGCTTGATGGAAGAaatggaagaggaagaagaagagttgcAGTTGGCGAGGCACATGGTCAATAGGAGGCGACGTGCACACAATGAGCGTCGTCATGGTGGTTCGATCCCAGGGCGTGTTAGGATTCATCGTGATCACATGAGCGGCGATGCAAGAATCCGAGCGGACTACTTTGGAGCGAACCCGGTGTACACGGATGCTCAATTTCGTAGGAG GTTCCGCATGCGTCGCCATGTCTTTGAGCGCCTTGTTGATGTTGTGCAACAAGTGGATCCATATTTTATTCAGCGTCCAAATTGTGCGGGTGAGATTGGTCTTTCTGCTctacagaaagttgttgctgctGTTCGAATCCTTGCTTACGGTATTCCGGCTGATGCCGTTGACGAATACGTACGAATTGGGGAATCTACTGCTCATGAAGCATTGAAACACTTTTGCACGGCCGTCCAAACCGCGTTTGCTCCCTATTATCTCCGTGCACCAAATGCAGAAGATATCGCACGCCTTCTCCAAGTTGGCGAGTCACGTGGGTTTCCTGGTATGCttggtagtgttgattgcatgcattgggagtggcgtaACTGCCCAAGTTCATGA
- the LOC103643967 gene encoding uncharacterized protein LOC103643967 — protein MALTNFIVTVAVVGAGVLLFTTDMRRSGALFRRNARQLQQWLQEDTASAASKSTKEAAPKKLDSTVSKERPKEGSH, from the exons ATGGCGCTGACCAACTTCATCGTGACGGTGGCCGTTGTCGGCGCGGGTGTGCTCCTCTTCACCACCGACATGCGCAGGTCCGGCGCCCTCTTCCGCCGCAATGCGCGCCAGCTCCAGCAGTGGCTCCAGgaggacacggcctccgccgcgTCCAA GTCCACGAAAGAAGCAGCTCCGAAGAAACTTGACTCAACTGTCTCCAAGGAGAGGCCAAAGGAAGGCAGTCACTGA